Proteins encoded in a region of the Zea mays cultivar B73 chromosome 4, Zm-B73-REFERENCE-NAM-5.0, whole genome shotgun sequence genome:
- the LOC103654430 gene encoding transcription factor MYC1, with amino-acid sequence MNELVSQASFCSPASPPSFFSAAVGHHSMLDFVSCGVPEQWFLGEEALDKPIHDGAEWVAAGGSHDSAGSDLSSNPPAAGIVLSERAARRRGRKPGPRSDNPGISHVEAERQRREKLNRRFCDLRAAVPTVSRMDKASLLADAAAYIAELRGRVEQLEAEAKQQVASRKLGGNPAMCPASGGLEEKLEVRMVGRNAAALRLTTASTRHAPALLMGALRSLDLPVHNACVSRVGGSATVQDAVVDVPAALQDEGCLRAALLHVLQQDESA; translated from the coding sequence ATGAATGAGCTCGTCTCCCAGGCATCCTTCTGCTCCCCTGCCTCCCCACCGTCCTTTTTCTCGGCGGCGGTTGGCCACCACTCAATGCTCGACTTCGTGTCTTGCGGGGTACCCGAGCAGTGGTTCCTGGGCGAAGAAGCACTCGATAAGCCCATCCATGATGGCGCGGAGTGGGTGGCCGCCGGAGGCTCGCATGACTCGGCGGGCTCCGACCTCTCCAGCAACCCGCCGGCTGCCGGGATCGTCCTGTCCGAGCGCGCggcgaggaggcggggcaggaagCCCGGGCCCCGGTCCGACAACCCCGGAATCAGCCATGTGGAGGCGGAGCGGCAGCGGCGGGAGAAGCTCAACCGCCGGTTCTGCGACCTCCGGGCCGCGGTGCCCACGGTGTCGCGGATGGACAAGGCGTCCCTGCTCGCCGACGCCGCCGCCTACATCGCCGAGCTACGCGGCCGCGTCGAGCAGCTAGAGGCCGAGGCCAAGCAGCAGGTCGCGTCGAGGAAGCTGGGCGGCAACCCAGCCATGTGCCCGGCCTCGGGGGGGCTCGAGGAGAAGCTGGAGGTGCGGATGGTCGGGCGTAATGCGGCGGCGTTGCGTCTGACCACGGCCTCGACACGCCACGCCCCCGCGCTCCTCATGGGCGCGCTGCGGTCGCTGGACCTGCCCGTGCACAACGCGTGCGTGAGCCGCGTCGGCGGCTCGGCGACGGTGCAGGACGCCGTGGTGGACGTGCCCGCCGCGCTCCAGGACGAAGGCTGCCTCCGCGCCGCGCTGCTCCACGTCCTGCAGCAGGACGAGAGTGCCTAG